A window from Telopea speciosissima isolate NSW1024214 ecotype Mountain lineage chromosome 8, Tspe_v1, whole genome shotgun sequence encodes these proteins:
- the LOC122672656 gene encoding probable sulfate transporter 3.4: MGINSNRVSGQETTIMIQTESFPPLEIHRVCLPPNTTIFQRLKHRLSEIFFPDDPLYRFKNQTLLRKFILGLQYLFPIIQWGPTYSLSLLKSDVISGLTIASLAIPQGISYANVANLPPIIGLYSSFVPPLIYTILGSSRHLAVGPVSIASLVMGSMLEETVPHAKDPILYLQLAFTATFFAGLFQASLGILRLGFIIDFLSKATLIGFMAGAAIIVSLQQLKGLLGIVHFTSKMQIIPVMSSVFHHTKEFSWQTIVMGLSFLVFLLVTRHINMRKPKLFWVAAAAPLTSVILSTLLVFFLREHVVNHISTIGHLLQGLNPPSAKMLYFHGPHLDLAIKTGIITGILSLTEGIAVGRTFASLKNYQVDGNKEMLAIGMMNMAGSCSSCYVTSGSFSRPAVNYNAGAQSAVSNIVMAVTVLVTLLFLMPLFKYTPNVVLATIIITAMIGLIDYRNALKLWKVDRLDFLACLCAFFGVLFISVQIGLAIAIGISIFKILLHVTRLNTVVLGNILGTQIYQNLSSYGEAKRIPSFLILGIESPIYFANSNYLQERILRWVRDEEERTKIKKESSNKCLILDMSAVTAIDTSGLVTLIELKKTLEKRSLQLVLVNPAAEVMEKLHRSNILESSFGINGLYLTVGEAVAAVSLSLKSQPQP; this comes from the exons ATGGGTATAAACTCCAATAGAGTATCAGGGCAGGAAACCACTATCATGATCCAGACTGAGTCTTTTCCACCATTAGAGATACACAGAGTGTGTTTACCACCCAACACAACCATTTTTCAGAGGCTTAAACATAGACTTTCTGAGATCTTCTTCCCAGATGACCCTCTTTACAGGTTCAAAAACCAGACACTCTTAAGGAAATTCATTCTGGGTCTCCAGTATCTTTTCCCCATAATTCAGTGGGGGCCAACTTACAGTCTCAGCCTACTTAAGTCTGATGTCATATCTGGACTCACCATTGCAAGTTTAGCAATCCCACAG GGAATTAGTTATGCAAACGTTGCAAATTTGCCTCCTATAATTGGGCTTT ACTCCAGCTTTGTTCCACCATTGATCTATACTATCCTTGGAAGTTCCAGACATCTTGCTGTAGGTCCAGTTTCAATAGCATCTCTAGTCATGGGCTCCATGCTTGAAGAGACAGTCCCCCATGCTAAAGATCCAATTCTTTATCTTCAGTTGGCTTTCACTGCCACCTTTTTTGCTGGTTTATTTCAGGCATCTCTGGGGATACTTAG GTTAGGCTTCATCATTGATTTCCTCTCCAAGGCTACCCTGATTGGATTCATGGCAGGGGCAGCAATCATAGTATCCCTGCAACAGCTGAAAGGGTTGCTTGGGATTGTTCACTTCACAAGCAAGATGCAAATCATTCCTGTAATGTCCTCTGTTTTTCATCACACAAAGGAG TTTTCCTGGCAAACAATAGTGATGGGCTTGAGTTTCCTGGTCTTTTTATTGGTAACAAGACATATT AACATGAGGAAACCAAAGCTTTTCTGGGTCGCTGCAGCCGCTCCGCTGACATCTGTTATTCTATCAACCCTTCTGGTCTTCTTCCTCAGAGAACATGTTGTTAATCACATCTCCACA ATTGGGCATTTACTGCAAGGTCTGAACCCACCTTCAGCAAAAATGCTCTACTTCCATGGACCTCACCTAGACCTTGCTATTAAAACAGGGATCATAACAGGAATTTTATCTCTCACT GAGGGAATTGCAGTGGGAAGAACATTTGCTTCTCTCAAAAATTACCAAGTTGATGGGAACAAAGAAATGTTGGCAATTGGTATGATGAACATGGCTGGTTCTTGCTCCTCATGTTATGTTACCTCTG GATCTTTTTCTCGACCTGCTGTAAACTATAATGCTGGGGCACAATCAGCGGTTTCGAACATAGTAATGGCAGTAACAGTTCTTGTGACACTACTGTTCCTCATGCCCTTGTTCAAGTATACTCCTAATGTAGTCTTAGCGACGATAATTATAACAGCCATGATTGGATTGATCGACTACCGGAATGCATTGAAATTGTGGAAGGTGGATAGGCTTGATTTCTTGGCCTGTTTGTGTGCCTTCTTTGGTGTTCTCTTCATCTCTGTGCAGATTGGTCTTGCAATAGCT ATCGGAATCTCAATCTTCAAAATTCTGTTGCATGTAACGAGGCTAAACACAGTGGTTTTGGGGAACATTCTGGGCACCCAAATATATCAAAATCTAAGCAGTTATGGAGAGGCCAAGAGGATTCCCTCCTTCCTCATTCTTGGCATCGAATCACCCATCTATTTTGCAAATTCTAATTATCTCCAAGAAAG GATACTAAGATGGGTCCGAGACGAGGAAGAaagaaccaaaataaaaaaggagagttCCAACAAGTGCTTAATTTTGGACATG TCAGCTGTGACAGCCATTGACACAAGTGGCCTCGTAACATTAATTGAACTTAAAAAGACACTGGAGAAACGGTCGCTTCAG CTTGTGTTGGTGAATCCTGCTGCAGAAGTAATGGAAAAACTCCACCGATCTAATATTTTAGAGTCTTCTTTTGGTATAAATGGACTCTATCTGACTGTTGGGGAAGCTGTTGCTGCCGTATCTCTATCACTCAAGAGTCAGCCCCAGCCCTGA